Proteins encoded within one genomic window of Geotalea daltonii FRC-32:
- the selD gene encoding selenide, water dikinase SelD, whose product MRGGVSHNHVQTGLSALASCAGUAAKLSPQDLAHVLSQLPSSTDPNVLIGTKTADDAAVYRLSDTLAIVETVDYFTPVVDDPYTFGQITAANSLSDIYAMGATPLFALNIAGFPSDTLPLDVLAKILKGGADKAAEAGISIIGGHTIKDAEPKYGMAVTGVIHPDKVISNAGARPGDRLILTKPLGIGIITTAMKQGKVSEKTIRAATEVMATLNKGAAEAMATVDAHACTDVTGFGFLGHLSEMVRGSGVGAVINLAQVPVLEETWSLVRQGLVPGGSRRNLEFLRERLLPGAGVSEEALLVLADAQTSGGLLIAVAAADAERLKEELARRNVPVVAEIGEITDDPDSRIRIED is encoded by the coding sequence ATTCGCGGCGGAGTCTCCCACAACCATGTCCAGACCGGCCTTTCAGCCCTTGCCTCCTGCGCCGGCTGAGCGGCCAAACTCAGTCCCCAGGACCTGGCTCACGTGCTGAGTCAGCTACCCAGCAGCACCGATCCCAATGTGCTTATCGGCACCAAAACCGCCGATGATGCCGCCGTTTATCGGCTGAGCGACACCCTGGCCATTGTTGAAACGGTCGATTACTTTACGCCGGTGGTGGACGATCCCTACACCTTCGGCCAGATCACTGCCGCCAACTCCCTGTCCGACATCTACGCCATGGGGGCAACGCCGCTCTTTGCCCTCAATATCGCCGGTTTTCCGTCTGATACGCTGCCTTTGGATGTACTGGCGAAGATCCTTAAAGGGGGGGCGGACAAAGCAGCTGAGGCCGGCATCAGCATCATCGGTGGCCACACCATCAAGGATGCGGAGCCAAAGTACGGTATGGCGGTTACCGGCGTGATCCACCCGGACAAGGTCATCAGCAATGCCGGCGCCAGACCGGGGGATCGCCTGATCCTCACCAAACCCCTCGGCATCGGCATCATTACCACCGCCATGAAACAGGGCAAGGTTTCGGAGAAAACGATCAGAGCGGCGACAGAGGTAATGGCCACCCTCAACAAGGGGGCGGCAGAGGCTATGGCAACTGTTGATGCCCATGCCTGCACCGATGTTACCGGCTTCGGCTTCCTTGGGCATCTTTCGGAAATGGTACGGGGAAGCGGCGTTGGCGCCGTGATCAACCTGGCACAAGTGCCGGTGCTGGAGGAGACCTGGTCCCTGGTGCGGCAGGGACTTGTACCAGGGGGTAGCAGACGTAATCTGGAATTTCTTCGGGAGCGGCTGTTGCCGGGAGCGGGGGTAAGTGAAGAAGCCCTGCTGGTGCTGGCCGATGCCCAGACTTCGGGCGGGTTGCTCATCGCCGTAGCCGCTGCCGATGCCGAGCGGCTGAAGGAAGAGCTGGCAAGGCGTAATGTGCCGGTGGTGGCGGAAATCGGTGAGATAACTGATGACCCGGACAGCCGGATCAGGATCGAAGACTGA
- a CDS encoding class I SAM-dependent methyltransferase, whose product MDYELIKASVQQQFNRVAHHYLNDSPMAEAGLLDLIIQAAEPRSDNLSLDIACGAGLLACRFAPLVSKATGVDLSRSMLAEAEKEAQRQGLANTAFDQADSESLPFLDNTFHIVTCKLALHYFPNPHRAIHEMKRVARPGGRIILVDRVAAEDPEAREYHNRIEKLRTPSKVKVYAPSEIQSLLEGEGLAVRAVRQYEQYQDVDQWLETTGAPPVNQKLARDLIGQSIEGDAAGLKLFRQSGRLMMTHSTAVFIAERSSP is encoded by the coding sequence ATGGATTATGAATTGATAAAAGCTTCCGTTCAACAACAGTTCAACCGGGTGGCCCATCATTATCTGAATGACAGCCCCATGGCCGAGGCCGGGCTGCTTGACCTGATCATCCAGGCTGCAGAGCCGCGTTCGGATAATCTTTCCCTTGATATTGCCTGTGGTGCCGGCTTGCTCGCCTGCCGGTTCGCCCCCTTGGTTTCAAAGGCGACCGGTGTCGATCTGAGCCGGTCAATGCTGGCCGAGGCGGAAAAGGAGGCCCAGCGCCAGGGCCTTGCCAACACCGCCTTCGATCAGGCCGACAGCGAATCTTTGCCCTTTCTCGATAATACGTTCCACATTGTTACCTGCAAGCTGGCCCTGCACTATTTTCCCAACCCCCATCGTGCCATCCATGAAATGAAGCGGGTTGCGAGACCAGGCGGACGCATCATCCTTGTTGACCGGGTTGCCGCCGAAGACCCCGAGGCACGGGAATATCACAACCGCATCGAAAAGCTGCGGACCCCAAGCAAGGTGAAGGTCTATGCCCCATCGGAGATTCAATCGCTCCTCGAAGGGGAGGGGCTGGCGGTGCGAGCCGTCCGCCAGTACGAGCAGTATCAGGATGTGGACCAATGGCTGGAGACGACCGGGGCACCCCCAGTCAATCAAAAGCTGGCCCGGGATCTGATCGGGCAATCCATCGAAGGCGACGCTGCAGGCCTGAAGCTTTTCCGGCAAAGCGGCCGCCTGATGATGACCCACAGCACCGCTGTTTTCATCGCCGAGCGGTCCAGCCCATAG
- a CDS encoding winged helix-turn-helix transcriptional regulator yields the protein MHRWSIREVPPKVEYSLTEKGRSIYPILELMCDWGMEYAAK from the coding sequence GTGCATCGGTGGTCTATCCGCGAGGTGCCCCCAAAGGTGGAGTACTCGCTGACGGAAAAGGGGCGGAGCATCTACCCCATTCTGGAGCTGATGTGCGATTGGGGAATGGAGTATGCGGCCAAGTGA
- a CDS encoding nitroreductase family protein — MGIISSFGTAPGTPVVETERCLHCGKCAAICPVGVLQLKDENIKIDNNIHFGCIACGQCMMVCPNGSIAVTGRNITPEDIVELPPPEQRANRKQLTALMLARRSNRNFTDEEVSREMLDSIILAAASAPMGIPPSEVGITAILGHSKVAELSRDTANGYAGMLKVMGNPFVRGLCRIFLKRVTFDRFDGFILPLGKVIVDGERMGKDYVLYNAPAALLFHVSPYSDSADAVIACTYAMLAAESAGLGTCIIGCSAPILARSKTLKKKYHIPEDHTPALVLILGYHDHPHQKAIRRRFLSVNYQ; from the coding sequence ATGGGAATCATATCCAGTTTCGGAACAGCACCTGGTACTCCGGTTGTCGAAACTGAACGCTGCCTGCATTGTGGCAAGTGCGCAGCTATCTGCCCGGTTGGAGTGCTGCAATTGAAAGACGAGAACATAAAGATCGATAACAACATACACTTCGGCTGCATTGCATGTGGCCAGTGCATGATGGTCTGCCCGAACGGCAGTATTGCTGTAACAGGACGAAATATTACTCCTGAAGATATTGTAGAACTGCCGCCGCCCGAACAGCGAGCCAACAGGAAACAGTTGACCGCATTAATGCTTGCGCGGCGCAGCAACCGCAATTTTACCGACGAAGAGGTGTCGCGGGAGATGCTCGACAGTATTATATTGGCGGCGGCAAGTGCTCCTATGGGGATACCGCCTTCCGAAGTCGGGATAACCGCTATCCTGGGGCACTCCAAGGTGGCTGAACTTTCCCGAGATACTGCAAATGGTTATGCAGGTATGCTCAAGGTGATGGGTAATCCCTTTGTTCGCGGGCTGTGCCGAATATTCCTGAAGAGAGTGACCTTTGACCGTTTCGACGGTTTTATTCTGCCACTCGGCAAAGTGATCGTCGATGGAGAGCGTATGGGAAAGGATTACGTGCTTTACAACGCGCCGGCGGCACTTTTATTCCATGTGTCGCCGTATAGCGACAGCGCCGATGCTGTCATCGCCTGTACCTACGCCATGCTGGCAGCTGAGAGCGCCGGTCTAGGCACATGCATCATCGGCTGTTCTGCGCCAATTTTGGCTCGCAGCAAGACGCTGAAAAAGAAATATCACATCCCCGAGGATCATACTCCGGCGTTGGTCCTGATTTTGGGCTATCATGATCATCCGCATCAAAAGGCAATCAGACGGCGTTTCCTGTCGGTTAATTACCAGTAG
- a CDS encoding DUF2461 domain-containing protein, which produces MTEKFNGFSPATFHFLRNLPNNNHKEWFLLHKPDYHDHVLQPLQALAAGLGPLMLSIDPDFEVTPVINRTISRIYRDTRFSKDKSPYKTSHWITFKRPGISWQDYPAYFFEISPYSYRYGMGFYSASRVTMDRFRKDLDVNPAKFLSATEFFSKQGVFTIEGEVYKRPFKTDLPEKLQDWYNRKNIYLVSNKQIEGNSIEKELISELILGFKTIAPFYDFLCRVAA; this is translated from the coding sequence ATGACAGAAAAATTCAACGGGTTTTCTCCGGCCACATTTCATTTCTTAAGAAACCTTCCCAATAACAACCACAAAGAGTGGTTCTTACTTCATAAACCGGATTACCATGATCATGTTCTACAACCATTGCAAGCATTGGCAGCCGGATTAGGCCCGTTGATGCTGAGCATTGATCCAGATTTTGAAGTAACACCCGTAATAAACAGAACCATATCGAGAATCTACCGAGATACCAGATTCTCAAAAGACAAATCCCCATACAAAACAAGCCACTGGATTACCTTCAAGCGTCCGGGAATTAGCTGGCAGGATTACCCTGCGTATTTCTTCGAAATATCACCATATTCATATCGTTATGGAATGGGCTTTTACAGCGCCAGCCGTGTGACCATGGACAGGTTCAGAAAAGATCTTGATGTAAATCCTGCAAAATTCCTTTCCGCAACAGAGTTTTTCTCAAAGCAAGGTGTTTTCACTATTGAAGGCGAAGTATACAAGCGCCCTTTTAAAACAGACCTACCTGAAAAGCTACAGGATTGGTACAACAGAAAAAATATTTATCTCGTCAGCAATAAGCAAATAGAAGGCAACAGCATAGAAAAAGAGCTGATTTCAGAATTAATACTTGGCTTCAAGACAATTGCTCCTTTCTATGACTTTTTGTGCAGAGTGGCAGCATAA
- the corA gene encoding magnesium/cobalt transporter CorA encodes MAKHIKRSIKSGLPPGTLVHIGAKSDREIRITVMDYHAGGCEEKEIKALKECVYYSDTSIVSWIDVEGLHEVEIVRQVGDCQGLHPLVLEDILNTNQRPKVEDYGDYLYIVLKMLHNGDGTGIVAEQVSLVLGSNFVISFQEGMKGDVFNPIRERLRSGKGKIREMGADYLAYALMDAVVDNYFVVLERVGERIEELEDAVMADPRPETVREIHQLKREVILLRKAVWPLREVISALERRESKLISEKVVVYLRDLYDHTIQVIDNIEASRDMLAGMLDVYLSSISNRMNEVMKFLTIIGTIFIPLTFIAGVYGMNFQNMPELHWQWGYFACLFLMALVAVFLLIYFKRKRWL; translated from the coding sequence ATGGCAAAACACATCAAGAGATCCATCAAGAGCGGCCTCCCTCCGGGCACCCTCGTCCACATCGGCGCGAAGAGCGACCGGGAAATCAGGATCACCGTCATGGATTACCATGCCGGCGGTTGTGAGGAGAAGGAGATCAAGGCGCTCAAGGAATGCGTCTACTACTCCGATACCTCTATTGTCAGCTGGATCGATGTGGAGGGGCTCCATGAAGTGGAGATCGTCCGCCAGGTGGGGGATTGCCAGGGACTCCATCCGCTGGTCCTGGAGGATATCCTCAACACCAATCAGCGGCCCAAGGTGGAGGACTACGGTGACTATCTCTACATCGTCCTGAAAATGCTGCACAATGGGGACGGAACGGGCATAGTCGCCGAGCAGGTGAGCCTCGTGCTCGGCAGCAATTTCGTCATTTCTTTCCAGGAGGGGATGAAAGGGGATGTGTTCAACCCCATCAGGGAGCGTCTCCGCAGCGGCAAGGGCAAAATCAGGGAAATGGGAGCGGATTATCTTGCTTATGCCCTGATGGATGCCGTTGTCGATAATTACTTTGTTGTATTGGAGCGGGTAGGTGAGCGGATCGAGGAGCTGGAGGACGCCGTGATGGCTGACCCGCGCCCTGAGACGGTGCGGGAGATCCACCAGTTGAAGCGTGAAGTGATTCTGCTGCGCAAGGCGGTCTGGCCCCTCCGCGAGGTGATCAGCGCCCTGGAGCGCCGGGAATCGAAGCTGATCAGCGAGAAGGTGGTCGTCTATCTGCGAGACCTTTACGATCACACCATTCAGGTGATCGACAACATCGAAGCCAGCCGCGACATGCTGGCGGGCATGCTCGATGTCTATCTCTCCAGCATCAGCAACCGCATGAATGAGGTCATGAAGTTCCTGACCATCATCGGTACTATCTTCATTCCCCTGACCTTCATCGCCGGGGTCTACGGCATGAACTTCCAGAACATGCCGGAACTGCACTGGCAGTGGGGCTACTTCGCCTGCCTGTTCCTGATGGCCCTGGTCGCGGTGTTTTTGCTTATCTATTTCAAGCGAAAGCGATGGTTGTAG
- a CDS encoding TIGR03118 family protein yields MASFFNFKGGSIDVFDSNFKPVTLATDAFTDNKIPAGFAPFNVMNISGRLFVTYAKRDADKHDDVAGAGNGFVDIFDPNGTLLQRLETGKWLNSPWGVALAPADFGKFSNRLLIGNFGSGQIAAYNAETGKFLDLLQTSDGKALAIEGLWGLEFGNGKAAGPINTLFFAAGFNGEKDGLFGTITPTSK; encoded by the coding sequence ATGGCGAGCTTTTTCAATTTCAAGGGTGGAAGCATAGACGTCTTCGATAGCAACTTCAAGCCGGTGACGCTGGCCACGGACGCTTTCACCGACAACAAGATTCCTGCCGGATTTGCCCCCTTCAACGTCATGAACATCAGCGGCAGGCTGTTCGTCACCTATGCCAAGCGGGATGCAGACAAGCACGATGATGTTGCCGGAGCGGGAAATGGCTTTGTCGACATCTTCGACCCCAACGGCACCTTGCTCCAGCGCCTGGAGACCGGCAAATGGTTGAATTCTCCCTGGGGCGTCGCCCTTGCCCCGGCGGATTTCGGGAAATTCAGCAACAGACTCTTGATAGGGAACTTCGGGAGTGGCCAAATCGCCGCTTACAACGCTGAAACGGGAAAATTCCTCGACCTTCTGCAGACAAGCGATGGCAAGGCACTGGCCATCGAGGGGCTCTGGGGGCTGGAATTCGGCAATGGCAAGGCTGCCGGGCCAATAAATACCCTCTTTTTCGCAGCCGGCTTCAACGGTGAAAAAGACGGTCTCTTCGGCACAATCACCCCGACCAGCAAGTAA
- a CDS encoding PilZ domain-containing protein, whose translation MTNIVNDHEQRGKTRYTVRVAIFRGPDEKRLLQDYSINMSIGGLYIETSDLLPVDTILHVEFKLPGKEYPVACRAKVAWTNGPDSPKKAALPTGMGIQFLTLTIEDMHTIRDFLTHYDCVPTW comes from the coding sequence ATGACAAATATCGTCAATGATCATGAACAAAGGGGCAAAACCAGGTATACGGTTCGAGTTGCAATCTTTCGAGGGCCTGATGAAAAACGGCTTTTACAAGACTATTCTATAAATATGAGTATCGGAGGATTATATATTGAAACCTCCGATCTTCTCCCCGTTGATACGATACTCCATGTGGAATTCAAGTTACCCGGCAAAGAATATCCAGTTGCGTGTAGAGCCAAGGTTGCTTGGACAAATGGGCCTGATTCACCTAAAAAAGCAGCTTTGCCAACTGGAATGGGTATTCAGTTTCTCACCCTGACAATAGAGGATATGCATACCATTCGCGACTTCCTCACGCATTATGATTGCGTTCCGACATGGTAA
- the ppc gene encoding phosphoenolpyruvate carboxylase, giving the protein MAVMELFWQVEDQAARLAELISREGDLKEIPLRRDVRSLGMLLGMVIREQAGEQAFIAEEELRHLAIQHRQLHDNQATACLDLPGERELQEKAESIIGRMTVAEAYQIVKAFSTYFELTNLAETNHRKRRQRASRLISTAPDKPGSLRGTLLRMRQSGISVEQALQWLRMVDVVPVFTAHPTDVARRVVHFKRRRIAQDLEALDTLPLTYAKALQGQNAMLAEVSALWQTDEVRRRKPTVLDEIKMGLDHYPDSLITPLPALYEDMAAAIQEIYGLSISQSELPTVVHFGSWIGGDRDGNPYVTADSTRAALQKGREAILGEYTTTLEELRRLLTSSTCRVPVSPQLAAAVTNYHATLNFAELQKSAIPECEQYRRFADCILYRLRRTLREPEHADAYVAAVEFSTDLHLIRASLAAGGGERLARSLVDPLLRRIDTFGFHLHSLDIRQHAKVHATAVKELAAGATTGTVTSAALPPAPSAATTELLDTLRAIAGLKRSYPPQAIQRYVISGASCVQDSLALVWLLELCGVRVAADNSGDPGLMPVPLFESIEDLRQAPHICRILWSSDDYKPYLDSWGRRQEVMLGYSDSNKDGGMLTSAWEIHKTHRELHRVAAECGVRLVLFHGRGGTVGRGGGPTHRAIVAQPAGAFTGSLKITEQGEVINWKYSDASLAQRNLEVMVAASLEALALTGMQEEQASPKWAQTMETLSSDAFAFYRKHIAENPDIFPYFEQATPVLEFELAKIGSRPARRGVTRDLSDLRAIPWGFGWMQSRHVIPGWFGVGYALERFAARQPGAMGQLQAMMGRFPFFIDLLRNVELALTKVDLPLARCYSTLVTDMELRQRVFDLVVEEYQRTRRMLLAITGQSHLLENNAPLARSIRLRNPYVDPLSLIQIELLRRKRAGEESEELNYVLAATISGISAGLRNTG; this is encoded by the coding sequence ATGGCGGTAATGGAATTGTTTTGGCAAGTTGAGGATCAGGCTGCCCGATTGGCAGAGCTGATCAGCCGGGAGGGAGATCTGAAGGAAATCCCCCTGCGGCGGGATGTCCGCTCTCTCGGAATGCTGCTTGGAATGGTGATCCGGGAGCAGGCCGGAGAACAAGCTTTTATTGCCGAGGAAGAACTGCGCCACTTGGCGATTCAGCATCGTCAGCTGCATGACAATCAGGCAACGGCTTGTCTCGACTTACCCGGCGAGCGGGAACTGCAGGAAAAGGCGGAAAGCATCATCGGCAGGATGACTGTTGCCGAGGCCTACCAGATCGTCAAGGCCTTTTCCACCTATTTCGAGTTGACCAACCTGGCGGAAACCAATCACCGCAAACGACGGCAGCGTGCGTCCCGACTGATAAGCACAGCGCCGGATAAACCGGGCTCGCTGCGCGGCACCCTGCTCCGAATGCGGCAGAGCGGCATCAGCGTCGAGCAGGCGCTGCAATGGCTTCGCATGGTGGATGTGGTGCCGGTTTTTACCGCACATCCCACCGATGTGGCGCGGCGTGTGGTCCATTTCAAGCGCCGCCGCATCGCCCAGGACCTGGAGGCGCTCGATACCCTCCCTTTGACTTATGCTAAGGCCCTGCAGGGGCAGAATGCCATGCTGGCCGAAGTATCCGCCCTCTGGCAGACCGACGAGGTGCGACGACGCAAACCAACGGTTCTGGACGAGATCAAGATGGGGTTGGACCATTATCCCGACTCGCTGATCACACCTCTTCCTGCTCTGTACGAGGACATGGCGGCGGCCATCCAGGAAATCTACGGCCTTAGCATCTCCCAGAGTGAATTGCCGACAGTGGTCCACTTTGGTTCCTGGATCGGCGGCGACCGGGACGGTAATCCATATGTAACCGCCGATTCCACCCGTGCCGCTCTGCAAAAGGGTCGCGAAGCCATTTTGGGTGAGTACACTACCACTCTGGAGGAGCTTCGCCGACTGCTCACTTCTTCCACCTGCCGGGTGCCCGTCTCCCCGCAGCTGGCGGCGGCAGTCACAAACTATCACGCCACCCTGAACTTTGCCGAATTACAGAAAAGCGCCATCCCGGAGTGCGAACAATACCGGAGGTTCGCAGACTGTATCCTGTATCGGCTGCGCCGTACACTGCGGGAGCCGGAGCATGCCGATGCCTATGTCGCTGCCGTTGAATTCAGCACCGATCTGCACCTGATCAGGGCAAGCCTGGCAGCCGGTGGCGGGGAACGCTTGGCCCGTTCCCTGGTGGATCCGCTGCTGCGACGCATCGATACTTTTGGTTTTCATTTACACAGCCTGGATATCCGCCAACATGCCAAGGTTCACGCCACAGCAGTAAAGGAACTGGCTGCCGGCGCCACGACAGGCACAGTTACGTCAGCCGCACTGCCGCCAGCACCTTCGGCCGCCACCACTGAACTCCTCGACACCTTGCGGGCCATCGCCGGTCTGAAGCGAAGCTATCCCCCGCAGGCTATCCAGCGTTACGTGATCAGCGGCGCCAGCTGCGTCCAGGACAGCCTTGCGCTGGTGTGGCTGCTGGAGCTTTGCGGGGTGCGCGTGGCGGCCGATAACAGTGGCGATCCGGGGCTGATGCCGGTGCCGCTGTTCGAATCCATCGAGGACCTGCGCCAGGCTCCGCACATCTGTCGCATTCTCTGGAGCTCGGACGACTATAAACCGTATCTCGATTCGTGGGGACGCCGACAGGAAGTGATGCTTGGCTATTCCGACTCCAACAAGGATGGCGGCATGCTAACCAGCGCCTGGGAGATCCATAAGACGCATCGGGAGTTGCACCGGGTGGCCGCCGAGTGCGGGGTGCGACTGGTGCTTTTTCATGGCCGGGGGGGGACGGTCGGCAGAGGGGGAGGGCCCACCCACCGGGCCATTGTGGCTCAGCCGGCCGGCGCCTTTACCGGGTCGCTGAAGATTACCGAACAGGGCGAAGTCATCAACTGGAAGTATTCGGATGCCTCTCTGGCACAACGGAACCTGGAGGTAATGGTCGCCGCATCCCTGGAGGCACTGGCGCTCACCGGGATGCAGGAGGAACAGGCAAGCCCGAAATGGGCGCAGACCATGGAAACGCTTTCGTCCGATGCCTTTGCCTTCTATCGCAAGCATATTGCCGAGAATCCCGATATTTTCCCTTATTTCGAACAGGCGACACCGGTACTGGAGTTTGAACTGGCGAAAATCGGATCACGTCCGGCGCGCCGGGGAGTAACCCGTGATCTGTCAGACCTGCGGGCCATTCCCTGGGGCTTCGGTTGGATGCAAAGCCGTCATGTGATCCCGGGCTGGTTTGGTGTCGGGTATGCCCTGGAGCGCTTTGCGGCCCGACAACCTGGAGCGATGGGGCAACTGCAGGCCATGATGGGCCGGTTTCCTTTCTTTATCGATCTGCTCAGAAACGTGGAACTTGCCCTGACCAAGGTCGATCTGCCCCTGGCTCGCTGCTACTCGACTCTGGTGACCGATATGGAGCTACGCCAACGGGTATTCGATCTGGTGGTGGAAGAGTATCAGCGTACCCGGCGCATGCTGCTGGCCATTACCGGGCAGTCGCACCTGCTGGAGAACAACGCCCCCCTGGCGCGCTCCATTCGACTGCGGAATCCTTATGTGGATCCTCTCAGCCTGATCCAGATCGAACTACTACGGCGGAAAAGGGCGGGGGAAGAGAGCGAGGAGCTGAACTACGTCCTTGCCGCCACCATCAGCGGTATCTCTGCCGGACTGCGGAATACGGGGTAG
- the adhP gene encoding alcohol dehydrogenase AdhP — translation MLPETMKAAVVHEFGKRLSIQNVSVPRPGLGQVLVRVMASGVCHTDLHAADGDWPVKPKLPFIPGHEGAGYVAAVGPGVTVLKEGDRVGVAWLHSACGHCDYCLTGWETLCQQQDNTGYSVDGAYAEYVLAPAAYVARIPDGLDFTEAAPILCAGVTTYKGLKQTDTKAGDWVAIVGIGGLGHMAVQYAKAMGLHVAAVDISEEKLELARSLGAELIVNAEKTDAATMIQKQVGGAHGVLVTAVSPRIFRQSLDMLRRGGTCTLVGLPPGEFPMPIFDIVLKGITVRGSIVGTRKDLQECLQFAAEGKVKAVIETQALEAVNEVFDRLKRGQVSGRVVLKL, via the coding sequence ATGTTACCTGAAACCATGAAGGCTGCCGTTGTCCATGAATTCGGGAAGCGCTTGAGCATTCAAAACGTATCGGTTCCCCGGCCCGGACTGGGACAGGTCCTGGTGAGGGTTATGGCCAGTGGGGTATGTCACACCGACCTCCATGCCGCCGATGGGGATTGGCCCGTGAAGCCCAAATTGCCGTTTATTCCGGGTCATGAAGGCGCCGGGTATGTTGCCGCCGTAGGACCGGGGGTAACGGTTCTGAAAGAGGGAGACCGCGTTGGCGTTGCCTGGTTGCACAGCGCCTGCGGACATTGTGATTACTGCCTGACGGGCTGGGAAACACTCTGTCAGCAGCAAGACAACACCGGTTACTCGGTCGATGGCGCCTATGCGGAATACGTGTTGGCACCCGCAGCCTATGTGGCACGCATACCCGACGGTCTGGATTTCACAGAAGCTGCCCCGATCCTGTGTGCCGGCGTGACCACATACAAGGGGCTCAAGCAGACCGACACCAAGGCCGGTGATTGGGTGGCCATAGTCGGTATCGGCGGATTGGGACACATGGCGGTCCAGTATGCAAAAGCAATGGGACTGCATGTGGCGGCTGTCGATATTTCCGAGGAGAAGCTGGAGCTGGCAAGGAGCCTCGGCGCTGAACTGATAGTCAATGCGGAAAAGACGGATGCTGCCACAATGATTCAGAAGCAGGTCGGCGGGGCACATGGTGTCCTGGTCACCGCAGTTTCACCCAGGATCTTCCGGCAGTCACTGGACATGCTGCGGCGTGGCGGTACATGCACGCTGGTCGGTCTCCCTCCGGGGGAGTTTCCCATGCCGATCTTCGACATCGTGCTGAAAGGGATTACCGTTCGCGGCTCGATCGTGGGGACACGTAAAGATCTGCAGGAATGCTTGCAGTTTGCCGCCGAAGGCAAAGTCAAAGCCGTCATCGAGACACAGGCACTGGAAGCTGTCAATGAGGTGTTTGACCGGCTGAAGCGCGGCCAGGTGAGTGGGCGCGTTGTCCTGAAGCTTTGA
- a CDS encoding helix-turn-helix domain-containing protein, producing MGRKLNQVKQELMADEEFRREYDALEEEFSVAAQLIEARTKANLTQEQVARRMGTTQSVVARLESGHPLPSLRTLRKYASAVGSRVEIRLVGKQVNAVHESAEGYGADGN from the coding sequence ATGGGAAGAAAATTGAATCAAGTCAAGCAGGAGCTGATGGCGGATGAGGAATTCAGACGGGAATACGATGCGCTGGAGGAGGAATTCTCAGTTGCTGCGCAGTTAATAGAAGCCCGGACGAAGGCAAACCTGACGCAGGAACAGGTGGCCCGGCGGATGGGGACGACGCAGTCAGTGGTGGCGCGGTTGGAATCGGGTCATCCATTGCCGAGTCTTCGGACGCTGCGCAAGTATGCATCTGCGGTAGGGAGCAGGGTGGAGATACGGTTGGTGGGGAAGCAGGTGAATGCCGTACATGAGTCGGCGGAGGGATACGGCGCCGACGGCAACTGA